AAGACCATGTTCGACCCCCGGGCGGGCTTCGTCGACTACATCCTCGGCGGGCTGCACCATTCGTGGTCCACCATCACCTGGGTCAACGGCAGCACCCTGCGGTCCTGGGTGGCGATCTTCGTCGCCGACTCGTGGAAGAACATCCCCTTCGTCGCCCTGATCCTGCTGGCCGGCCTCCAGCTGATCCCTTCTGACGTCTACGAGGCCGCCCGGATGGACGGAGCTTCGTCCTGGCAGTCGTTCCGGCGCATCACGCTGCCGCTGCTGAAGCCGGCGATCGTGGTCGCCGCCATCTTCCGCACCCTGCAGGCGTTCTTCGTCTTCGACGTCATCTACATCCTGACCGGGGGCGGGCCCGGGACCTCGACCGAGACCCTGTCGTTCCTCAACTTCCAGACCTTCATCAACAACACCGACTTCGGCTACGGCGGGGCGATCTCGGTCCTCCTGGTGGTGATGGCCCTGGTGATGGCCGCGGGCTACGTGCGCTTCCTGCGGCCGGAGACCGCGTGATGCGCGGGCTGCGCCGGGCGTCGTTCTCCCTCGGCGTGCTGGCGACCGTCCTCATCGCCCTGTTCCCGTTCTACTGGATCCTGCGGACGTCGCTGGAGTCAGACGCCGAGTCCGCCCAGGGGGTCGGCGGCAAGATCGGCCTCCTCCCGCCCCACCTGGGCTTCGCCGCCTACCGGACCGACTTCGTGGGCCAACACTTCCTCACGCCCCTGATCAACTCGGCGGTGATCTCGCTGGCCACCACGCTGGTGACGGTGATCGTGGCCGCCCTGGCGGGCTACGCCCTCGCCCGGCTGCACATCCGGGGCGCCGGGGCCATCCTCGGCTTCATCCTGCTGGCCGGCTTCTTCCCGATCCTGGCGATGATCGGCCCCCTGTTCCTGCTGTTCAAGGACCTGGGCATGCTGGACAACGTCTACCCGCTGATCGTCACGTACCTGGTCTACACGCTGCCGATCTCCACCTGGCTGCTGAAGAACTTCTTCGAGCAGATCCCCATCGAGCTGGAGGAGGCCGCCCTGGTGGACGGCGCCAGCCGCCTGCAGACGCTCCGCCGGGTGGTGATGCCGGTCGCCCTCCCCGGAGTCTTCACCGCCGCCATCCTGGCGTTCATCCTGGCGTGGAACGACTTCACCTTCGCAGTGTCGTTCCTGCGCAGCAGCGCCCACTTCACCGCCCCGTTGGCCATCGTCAACTTCGGCCAGAGCCAGTTCCAGGTGTTCTACAACCGCATCGACGCCGCCGTGGTGATCATCGCGATCCCCATCGCCCTGCTGGTACTGATGGCGCAGCGCCGGATCGTCTCCGGGCTGACCGCGGGGTCCTTCCGGTGAGCACGCTCGAGAGGGGGTCCCCATGGCGACGGTGACGCTGGAGCAGGTGTCGAAGGTGTACCCCAACGGCGCCAAGGCGGTGTCCGAGCTCAACCTCCAGGTGGCCGACGGCGAGTTCGTCGTCCTGGTCGGCCCCTCCGGCTGCGGCAAGACCACGGCGCTGCGCATGGTGGCGGGTCTGGAGGACATCACCGCCGGCGAGATCCGTATCGGGGAACGCGTCGTGAACGACCTGTCTCCCCAGCAGCGCGACATCGCCATGGTGTTCCAGAACTACGCCCTCTACCCGCACATGACGGTGGCG
The nucleotide sequence above comes from Actinomycetota bacterium. Encoded proteins:
- a CDS encoding sugar ABC transporter permease, with amino-acid sequence MSVPAAAAPRRGGLRWRTPHDRRLTQDRRLGYLLVAPVIVLLLAITAYPLVYNLWNSFRFVNLSYAGLPQHFVGLSNYHKMVASPEWQAALERTLGFTVITVAADLALALGLALMLHRKFRGRGLLRAAVLVPWAVPTVVSATLWKTMFDPRAGFVDYILGGLHHSWSTITWVNGSTLRSWVAIFVADSWKNIPFVALILLAGLQLIPSDVYEAARMDGASSWQSFRRITLPLLKPAIVVAAIFRTLQAFFVFDVIYILTGGGPGTSTETLSFLNFQTFINNTDFGYGGAISVLLVVMALVMAAGYVRFLRPETA
- a CDS encoding carbohydrate ABC transporter permease, with the translated sequence MRGLRRASFSLGVLATVLIALFPFYWILRTSLESDAESAQGVGGKIGLLPPHLGFAAYRTDFVGQHFLTPLINSAVISLATTLVTVIVAALAGYALARLHIRGAGAILGFILLAGFFPILAMIGPLFLLFKDLGMLDNVYPLIVTYLVYTLPISTWLLKNFFEQIPIELEEAALVDGASRLQTLRRVVMPVALPGVFTAAILAFILAWNDFTFAVSFLRSSAHFTAPLAIVNFGQSQFQVFYNRIDAAVVIIAIPIALLVLMAQRRIVSGLTAGSFR